The following are encoded together in the Archocentrus centrarchus isolate MPI-CPG fArcCen1 chromosome 23, fArcCen1, whole genome shotgun sequence genome:
- the phyh gene encoding phytanoyl-CoA dioxygenase, peroxisomal encodes MSRAAERLRLLITQLDRPPAAIKAAPTSAQTLNYSQPQRLRYTFGNNLLTPEQRLFYEENGFLLIKNLVSEEDIDMFRREFERICRQEIKVPGLVVMRDVAIAKSEFVPDQKAVSKLQDFQEDPELFRYCSLPEILKYVECFIGPNIMAMHTMLINKPPDAGKKTSRHPMHQDLHYFPFRPADRIVCAWTAMEKVSRQNGCLVVLPGSHKGTLQEHDYPEWEGGVNKMYHGVRGYDPQHPRVHLEMEKGDTVFFHPLLIHGSGMNQTQGFRKAISCHYASGDCYYIDVKGTTQENIEKEVKEIAARKYAVGDEITLKDTWAVRGRLVQGARISM; translated from the exons ATGTCTCGGGCTGCGGAGAGACTCCGACTTCTTATCACCCAGCTTGACAGACCACCTGCAGCGATT AAAGCTGCACCCACATCTGCTCAAACCCTAAACTACAGTCAGCCGCAGAGACTGAG ATATACTTTTGGTAACAACCTGCTGACCCCAGAACAGCGACTCTTCTATGAGGAAAATGGCTTCCTTCTCATCAAAAATCTGGTGTCTGAGGAGGACATCGACATGTTCAG GAGGGAGTTTGAAAGGATCTGTCGACAGGAAATAAAGGTTCCCGGTCTGGTGGTGATGAGGGACGTGGCTATAGCAAAGTCCGAGTTTGTTCCGGATCAGAAAGCTGTCTCTAAACTCCAGGACTTCCAGGAGGATCCTGAACTGTTCCGATACTGCTCCTTACCAGAG ATCCTGAAGTACGTGGAGTGTTTCATTGGACCGAACATCATGGCAATGCACACGATGCTGATCAACAAACCTCCTGACGCAG GTAAGAAGACTTCTCGTCACCCGATGCATCAGGATCTGCATTACTTCCCCTTTCGACCGGCCGACCGGATTGTCTGTGCGTGGACGGCTATGGAGAAAGTGAGCAGGCAGAATGGCTGCCTGGTCGTCCTGCCAGGATCACACAAGGGCACGCTGCAGGAGCATGACTATCCTGAGTGGGag GGTGGGGTGAACAAGATGTACCATGGAGTCCGAGGCTATGACCCACAGCACCCCAGGGTGCACCTAGAAATGGAAAAGGGAGACACAGTCTTCTTCCACCCGCTGCTCATCCACGGCTCTGGCATGAACCAGACGCAGGGCTTCCGCAAG GCCATCTCCTGCCACTATGCCAGCGGTGATTGTTATTATATTGATGTGAAGGGAACCACACAGGAAAACATAGAGAAAGAGGTGAAGGAGATCGCAGCGAGGAAGTATGCCGTTGGTGATGAAATCACTTTAAAG GATACCTGGGCCGTTCGAGGTCGTCTGGTGCAGGGAGCGAGGATTTCGATGTGA
- the ucmaa gene encoding upper zone of growth plate and cartilage matrix associated a, giving the protein MSWARALVLSALTTFFVITFFSLVEGAAVRDDSKASDAKGAVRQVFMPESDASNFFKRRSRRAVRYYEFQAEQRVKMAANERRREYNEEQRNEYENYVEEDRDEVNERSREMNEQLREFHYDGLYPRYHWSH; this is encoded by the exons ATGTCTTGGGCTCGAGCGCTTGTCCTGTCTGCTCTCACCACCTTCTTTGTCATCACCT TTTTCAGCCTAGTGGAAGGTGCAGCAGTGCGGGATGACTCAAAAGCATCTGATGCTAAAG gTGCTGTGCGCCAGGTGTTCATGCCTGAGTCAGACGCCTCCAACTTCTTCAAACGCCGCAGTCGACGCGCAGTCCGATACTACGAGTTCCAAG CCGAACAGAGGGTGAAAATGGCAGCCAACGAGCGAAGGAGGGAGTACAACGAGGAACAAAGGAACGAGTACGAGAACTATGTTGAGGAGGATCGTGATG AGGTTAACGAGAGATCGAGGGAGATGAATGAGCAGCTGCGTGAGTTTCACTACGACGGCCTCTATCCTCGCTACCACTGGTCCCACTAA